From a single Paenibacillus sp. FSL W8-0426 genomic region:
- the rbsK gene encoding ribokinase: MSEQNQMRPLIAVVGSLNMDLVVKSDIIPEEGETVTGEELHYLAGGKGANQAVAAARLGAETTIIGAIGDDSFGQRLMDSLTESGVDVAQVRILDEIGTGTASIWLSGGDNRIIVVPGANGSVVPEMMDEADAAKSLKEAAAVLLQLEIPLPAVTRAAQLAAEGSALVVLNPAPAVPGLPEELLRCVDVITPNRSELAVLTGRDHLRPEDVDAAVAELAASLGAAVVTTLGPEGAAYAAAPGGRVQAGQAGACRAPGYAVSAVDTTGAGDCFNGALAVALARGETLDAAVGFAMGAAALSVTKLGAQSGMPTAREVEAFLAERTSK; the protein is encoded by the coding sequence ATGTCAGAACAGAATCAGATGAGGCCTCTTATTGCTGTCGTGGGCAGTTTGAACATGGATCTGGTCGTGAAATCGGATATCATTCCGGAAGAAGGCGAGACCGTGACCGGAGAGGAGCTCCATTACCTGGCCGGGGGCAAAGGAGCGAACCAGGCTGTGGCAGCCGCGCGTCTTGGCGCCGAGACAACGATCATCGGCGCCATCGGCGACGACAGTTTCGGCCAGAGATTGATGGACAGCTTGACCGAAAGCGGGGTAGACGTTGCTCAGGTACGCATACTGGATGAAATCGGGACCGGTACAGCCTCGATCTGGCTGTCAGGTGGAGATAACCGAATTATCGTCGTTCCTGGGGCGAACGGGAGCGTTGTGCCGGAAATGATGGATGAGGCTGATGCGGCAAAAAGCCTGAAGGAAGCGGCAGCCGTGCTGCTTCAGCTGGAGATTCCGCTGCCTGCGGTGACCCGCGCGGCTCAGCTCGCGGCCGAAGGCAGCGCTCTGGTGGTGCTCAACCCGGCTCCCGCAGTGCCGGGTCTGCCTGAGGAGCTCCTGCGGTGCGTCGACGTGATTACGCCGAACCGCAGCGAGCTCGCCGTGCTTACCGGCCGGGACCACCTCCGGCCGGAAGACGTCGATGCGGCAGTCGCAGAGCTCGCCGCATCCCTCGGGGCCGCCGTCGTCACGACGCTCGGCCCCGAGGGGGCTGCCTACGCGGCTGCGCCAGGCGGCCGCGTACAGGCAGGGCAAGCCGGCGCATGCCGTGCGCCCGGCTATGCCGTGAGCGCCGTCGACACGACCGGCGCCGGCGATTGCTTCAACGGCGCGCTGGCGGTAGCCCTGGCGCGCGGCGAAACGCTGGACGCGGCCGTAGGCTTCGCCATGGGCGCGGCAGCGTTGTCGGTGACCAAGCTCGGCGCCCAGTCCGGGATGCCGACGGCACGCGAGGTAGAGGCATTCCTCGCGGAGCGAACGTCCAAATAG
- the motA gene encoding flagellar motor stator protein MotA: MEISTIIGLVLGLVSLVVGMILKGAPIINLVNNPAAYMIIFVGTAASIFMAFPMSDVKKIPKLFGILFKKQQLIDRVSLIGTFMDWASTTRREGLLALESKVEEIDDQFLRGGMRMIIDGNDQEFVSDVLMEDIHATEERHRAGALIFSQAGMYAPTLGVLGAVVGLIAALADLSDMEKLSHAIAAAFIATLLGIFTGYVLWHPMSNKLKRLSKQEIEIKLMMVEGLLSIQSGVSTIAINQKLSVFLTPSERKQLEEKEGASGEKG, encoded by the coding sequence ATGGAAATTTCAACGATTATCGGACTCGTTTTGGGACTTGTTTCCCTTGTAGTCGGCATGATACTAAAGGGTGCTCCCATCATCAACCTGGTAAACAACCCGGCAGCTTACATGATCATTTTTGTAGGTACGGCAGCAAGTATTTTTATGGCATTTCCCATGTCGGATGTCAAAAAGATTCCCAAGTTATTCGGAATTTTGTTCAAAAAGCAACAGCTGATCGACCGCGTTTCCCTGATTGGCACGTTTATGGACTGGGCTTCCACCACCCGTCGGGAAGGTCTGCTGGCGCTTGAATCGAAAGTCGAAGAGATCGACGACCAGTTTCTGCGCGGCGGCATGCGCATGATTATTGACGGCAACGATCAGGAATTCGTCAGCGATGTCCTGATGGAGGATATTCACGCAACGGAAGAGCGTCACCGCGCCGGTGCATTGATTTTCTCCCAGGCGGGTATGTACGCTCCTACGCTCGGGGTACTCGGGGCGGTCGTCGGTTTGATCGCGGCGCTTGCCGATCTCAGTGACATGGAAAAATTGTCCCATGCGATCGCGGCTGCATTTATTGCCACATTGCTCGGTATTTTTACCGGTTACGTGTTATGGCACCCGATGTCCAATAAGCTGAAGCGGTTATCCAAGCAGGAGATCGAAATCAAGCTTATGATGGTTGAAGGATTGTTATCCATTCAATCCGGTGTGTCCACCATCGCCATTAATCAAAAATTGTCTGTATTCCTGACGCCTTCCGAACGTAAACAGCTGGAGGAGAAGGAGGGAGCTTCAGGTGAAAAAGGCTAA
- the tadA gene encoding tRNA adenosine(34) deaminase TadA, whose product MFDHSIPTDFSSYSEEERHQFWMREAIAEARQAESLGEVPIGAVIVQNDRIVGRGYNLRETTLDSTAHAEMVAIRQASETIGAWRLLDCSLYVTLEPCPMCAGAIVQSRVPRVIFGTADPKAGCAGTLMNLLQEPRFNHQTEVIANILQPECASLLTEFFRRLRKK is encoded by the coding sequence ATGTTTGATCATTCTATCCCTACTGACTTCTCATCCTATTCCGAGGAGGAGCGGCATCAATTCTGGATGCGGGAAGCCATTGCCGAAGCACGCCAAGCCGAATCGCTGGGGGAAGTTCCGATCGGTGCCGTCATCGTTCAAAACGATCGTATTGTTGGACGCGGTTACAACCTGCGGGAAACCACTCTCGATTCAACCGCTCATGCAGAGATGGTAGCCATTCGGCAAGCCAGCGAAACGATTGGTGCTTGGCGCCTATTGGACTGCAGCCTGTACGTTACGCTGGAGCCTTGTCCAATGTGTGCGGGAGCTATTGTGCAATCACGGGTGCCGCGCGTAATTTTCGGTACTGCCGATCCCAAGGCCGGTTGCGCTGGAACGTTGATGAATTTGTTGCAGGAGCCTCGTTTTAACCATCAAACCGAAGTCATCGCGAACATTTTGCAGCCGGAATGTGCCTCGCTTTTAACTGAGTTTTTCAGGCGATTACGAAAAAAATAA
- the rluF gene encoding 23S rRNA pseudouridine(2604) synthase RluF, which translates to MRINKFISETGYCSRREADKLVESGKVTINGVKAELGSQAEEGDDVRINGQPIREKRKHVYIALNKPVGITSTTERHIRGNIVDFVGHKERIFPIGRLDKDSEGLILMTNDGDIVNRILRSEGRHEKEYIVTVDRPVTTSFLKGMSTGVRILGEMTLPCKVTRISERVFRIILTEGKNRQIRRMCSAFGYEVKRLKRVRIMNIHLGEQATGVWRELSADEKEELGRMLDYHLE; encoded by the coding sequence TTGCGTATTAACAAGTTTATTAGTGAAACCGGCTATTGCTCCAGACGTGAAGCCGATAAGTTGGTGGAAAGCGGAAAAGTGACCATCAATGGAGTGAAGGCGGAGCTCGGAAGTCAGGCAGAAGAGGGCGATGATGTCCGGATTAATGGCCAGCCCATTCGGGAGAAACGGAAGCATGTGTACATTGCCCTGAACAAACCGGTAGGCATTACGAGTACGACCGAGCGGCATATACGCGGCAACATTGTTGATTTCGTGGGTCATAAAGAGCGCATTTTTCCGATCGGCCGCTTGGACAAGGATTCGGAGGGTCTGATTCTAATGACCAACGATGGGGATATCGTTAACCGGATCCTGAGATCGGAGGGCCGCCATGAAAAGGAGTATATCGTGACGGTCGATCGTCCAGTGACGACGAGTTTTTTGAAAGGTATGAGCACGGGCGTGCGCATTTTGGGAGAAATGACGTTGCCCTGCAAAGTAACCCGAATATCGGAGCGAGTATTCCGCATTATTTTAACCGAAGGGAAGAATCGCCAAATACGCCGGATGTGCAGTGCCTTTGGTTATGAGGTTAAACGCCTTAAACGCGTCCGCATCATGAACATTCATTTGGGCGAACAAGCTACAGGGGTATGGAGAGAGCTGAGTGCCGATGAGAAAGAGGAACTGGGCCGCATGCTCGACTATCACCTGGAGTGA
- a CDS encoding M1 family metallopeptidase, translating to MISRRAKIRLTACLVLFLLAGAAWFILGKPQATISELPAFAPESGKPVAPAQLPNSPESVQTPTAEVLSDRVVEYHIDVKLADDNVLQGTQTLTWTHPGKKTVNELYFHLYPNAFSSQNTTFMQESGGKLRGDVMPANGYGSMTITEMKTEDGLSLMHRMQYVQPDDGNIKDRTLIKVRLPKPVKGGETITLHTRFEVKLPQIFTRMGTAGNFVMAGQWFPKLSVYEPAGRRDRAVEGWNLHQYHGNSEFYSDFGIYSVRIRVPEKYKVAATGFPTRPSVVKNGEKIYQFYADDVHDFAWAASPDFVYAEEPFSAPNVPGVRIKLYLDPAHEDLKERYFYAAKAALTNYSKWFGRYPYSTLSIVVPPKAGNGAGGMEYPTLVTAFGADDTSPGYDLERTVVHEIGHQYFYGMVASNEFEEAWLDEGFTSYAEDKVMELEYGLIPNLPVQAGLITSPAPLTQESWKFDSQNDYASNVYTRGKLVLLGIEQQVGAKTMERILSTYVKKYRFKHPSSTDFQRVVEQVTRASWSEYFNQYVYGSGMADFAVEKISVKPVQKEGNTWYESSITVQKKGSDYKGVPVRIVFEDGHVVNKQWDGREERITYRLTYSSPVSWAMTDPLYSMVLENRHMNNFLKAGLDEPVQFRWSLGATKLIEAIFGGLTW from the coding sequence ATGATTTCACGACGCGCCAAGATCCGGCTCACTGCATGTCTTGTCCTTTTTCTTCTAGCCGGAGCGGCATGGTTCATTCTGGGTAAACCCCAAGCCACAATATCCGAATTGCCCGCGTTCGCTCCGGAATCGGGCAAGCCTGTGGCACCCGCACAGCTCCCGAACTCCCCTGAGAGCGTGCAGACACCCACTGCAGAAGTGCTCAGTGATCGCGTGGTGGAATATCACATCGACGTGAAGCTGGCGGATGATAACGTCCTTCAAGGAACGCAGACCCTCACTTGGACCCATCCGGGCAAAAAGACGGTCAACGAGCTTTACTTTCATCTGTACCCCAACGCCTTTTCCTCCCAAAACACAACATTCATGCAAGAATCGGGCGGAAAACTGCGAGGTGACGTCATGCCGGCGAACGGTTACGGTTCCATGACGATCACTGAGATGAAAACGGAGGACGGGCTCTCCCTAATGCATCGCATGCAGTATGTCCAACCGGACGACGGTAATATCAAGGATCGTACATTAATCAAGGTTCGTTTGCCTAAACCGGTCAAAGGCGGAGAAACCATCACGCTGCATACCCGATTTGAGGTCAAGCTCCCCCAAATCTTTACCCGAATGGGCACCGCGGGCAATTTCGTCATGGCAGGCCAGTGGTTTCCCAAACTGAGCGTCTACGAGCCTGCAGGCCGTAGAGACCGTGCCGTTGAAGGGTGGAACCTGCACCAGTACCACGGCAACTCGGAATTTTATTCGGATTTTGGCATCTATAGCGTACGCATTCGGGTACCGGAGAAATACAAGGTGGCAGCCACAGGTTTCCCAACCAGACCCTCTGTCGTAAAAAACGGAGAAAAAATCTATCAATTCTATGCCGACGACGTGCATGATTTTGCCTGGGCCGCCTCACCGGACTTCGTCTATGCCGAAGAGCCCTTCTCCGCACCCAACGTGCCTGGCGTGCGCATCAAGCTATATTTGGATCCTGCCCATGAGGACTTGAAAGAACGTTATTTCTATGCAGCCAAAGCCGCATTGACTAATTACAGCAAATGGTTCGGGCGTTACCCTTACTCCACATTATCCATCGTGGTTCCTCCGAAAGCCGGTAACGGTGCCGGCGGCATGGAGTATCCAACGCTCGTTACAGCGTTTGGCGCGGACGATACGTCCCCGGGTTATGATCTGGAACGCACCGTTGTGCACGAGATTGGGCATCAGTATTTTTACGGTATGGTCGCAAGCAACGAATTCGAGGAGGCTTGGTTGGATGAGGGCTTCACCTCCTATGCCGAGGATAAGGTGATGGAACTGGAATACGGCCTTATTCCCAACCTGCCTGTACAAGCTGGTCTCATTACCTCCCCTGCACCGCTTACGCAAGAGTCGTGGAAGTTCGATTCGCAGAATGACTACGCCTCCAACGTGTATACGCGCGGCAAACTCGTGCTTCTCGGCATCGAACAGCAGGTCGGCGCCAAAACGATGGAACGCATTCTTTCGACCTACGTCAAAAAGTACCGGTTCAAACATCCTTCCTCCACGGATTTTCAGAGGGTGGTGGAACAGGTCACGCGAGCCTCGTGGTCCGAATATTTCAACCAGTACGTATACGGCAGCGGCATGGCCGACTTCGCGGTTGAAAAAATCTCGGTGAAACCCGTGCAAAAGGAAGGTAACACCTGGTATGAATCGTCTATCACGGTCCAGAAAAAAGGCAGTGATTACAAGGGCGTGCCCGTTCGGATCGTGTTTGAAGACGGCCACGTCGTGAACAAGCAATGGGATGGACGGGAAGAGCGGATTACTTACCGTCTCACTTATTCTTCTCCCGTCTCCTGGGCCATGACCGACCCGCTGTACAGCATGGTGCTGGAGAACCGGCATATGAACAATTTTTTAAAAGCCGGCCTGGATGAGCCCGTCCAATTCCGCTGGAGCCTGGGCGCAACCAAACTAATAGAAGCCATTTTCGGAGGTCTGACATGGTGA
- a CDS encoding cytochrome c, with protein sequence MHKWIMSGIFFAACALAIVLMFTLPGKEEVAEEAKPTMPEVTMDAAQAEATVKANCISCHGDQLQGAVGPNLQKIGSQDDVDKIYSVILKGKGGMPSFKGKLKEEEIANIAMWLSEKK encoded by the coding sequence ATGCACAAATGGATCATGAGCGGAATATTTTTTGCAGCATGCGCGTTGGCAATCGTGTTAATGTTTACGCTTCCAGGGAAAGAGGAGGTGGCTGAGGAGGCCAAACCCACCATGCCGGAAGTCACGATGGACGCTGCCCAAGCGGAGGCGACCGTCAAAGCCAACTGTATCTCCTGTCATGGAGATCAGCTTCAAGGCGCCGTTGGCCCCAATCTGCAAAAGATCGGAAGCCAGGACGACGTGGACAAAATCTACTCCGTCATTCTCAAGGGCAAAGGCGGCATGCCTTCCTTCAAAGGCAAGCTGAAAGAAGAGGAAATCGCCAACATTGCGATGTGGTTGTCGGAGAAGAAATAA
- a CDS encoding PAS domain S-box protein produces the protein MSIKTKLSIIMSCSVFVILVLNIALNYYTTEENLRQDSEMKMVLTAKQIAIAVEQNQYSSNYVTRQIGNNLWLASIIAAEELDPDINNITNEELVRLSQKVGVSHISLLEQTPDDIVVTRSSDPREIGLSTKSMSYWYEAFKQLFDKHQVTIPQGQTKDHFWSDGFEYSTSSPSDVDIWGYYHDGKRNYIINPFYNNAEVDDYVKISSPNEILNKIREVNPSILEITGINPLTFGSPTMNVDGRDEKFNKLNNKPIRFGTYQYGTAEEDHRAVVKAVRTGQNVTFVSQARGQKVLKSFIPIFAPNQSSYVISIVTDYRQISSMISEQLVSHASISLVLLEIVIFGSYLLAGYITRPIQSILDKVNDVADGHFDFRLKIRRRDELGQLANRINAMIRNLGHYTNRLKQMYEENRAVKEHLESVINQTADAIHITDLEGNVLRVNRAFEQLYGWKSREVEGRKLRIIPPDAEEEMLEQHAQLVEGLSITSNETVWMKKDGSRVEVSVSTAPVRDEEGEITALISVSRDITNRNRMEELLRRSEKLTTVGQLAAGVAHEIRNPLTTLRGFLQLQQQTNKLNHRHLDLMLSELDRINLIVGEFLILAKPQAVHFQDRDIRFILGDVISLLDSQAHLHGVEFILNASSESAMVHCEENQLKQVFINVLKNGMEAMPEGGAIRIKLKYMEEQQRVRIEIKDEGIGIPEEIMPKLGEPFFTNKETGTGLGLMVSQRIIQSHKGMMDIKSVMNKGTTVIIELPSSGLQQQEEKHQEEDEEEQPPLADKEN, from the coding sequence TTGTCTATCAAAACGAAGTTATCCATAATCATGTCGTGCTCGGTGTTTGTCATACTCGTTTTGAACATCGCGCTAAATTATTATACTACGGAAGAAAACCTGCGACAGGACAGTGAAATGAAAATGGTGCTCACGGCCAAGCAGATTGCAATCGCTGTCGAACAGAACCAGTACAGTTCGAATTATGTCACACGGCAAATCGGCAACAATTTGTGGCTTGCATCCATCATAGCTGCCGAAGAGCTGGACCCGGATATTAATAATATCACAAATGAAGAACTGGTTCGCCTGAGCCAAAAGGTCGGCGTTTCCCATATTTCGCTGTTGGAGCAAACCCCGGACGATATTGTCGTCACCCGTTCCTCTGATCCAAGGGAGATTGGATTGTCCACCAAATCAATGAGTTATTGGTATGAAGCATTCAAGCAGTTGTTCGATAAACATCAAGTTACGATTCCGCAAGGTCAAACGAAGGACCATTTCTGGTCAGACGGTTTCGAGTACTCCACTTCAAGCCCGTCGGATGTAGATATATGGGGCTATTATCATGATGGCAAGAGAAACTACATAATCAATCCCTTCTATAATAACGCCGAAGTTGATGACTATGTGAAGATCTCTAGCCCGAATGAGATACTGAACAAAATCAGAGAGGTCAATCCTTCCATTCTTGAAATTACCGGAATCAACCCTCTGACCTTCGGGAGTCCAACCATGAACGTGGACGGGAGAGACGAGAAGTTCAACAAGCTCAATAATAAACCCATCCGTTTCGGCACGTACCAGTACGGCACTGCTGAAGAAGATCATCGAGCCGTAGTCAAAGCCGTACGCACAGGCCAGAACGTCACCTTCGTGAGCCAAGCGCGTGGTCAAAAAGTGCTCAAAAGCTTTATTCCGATCTTTGCGCCGAATCAGTCCTCATACGTTATCAGCATCGTCACGGACTATAGGCAGATCTCTTCCATGATTTCCGAACAGTTGGTCAGCCATGCCTCAATCTCCCTGGTTCTGCTGGAGATTGTGATCTTTGGCAGTTATTTGCTGGCAGGGTATATTACGCGTCCGATTCAATCCATTCTGGACAAGGTGAACGATGTTGCCGACGGGCATTTCGACTTCCGCCTCAAAATTCGAAGGAGAGACGAACTGGGACAGTTGGCCAACCGGATCAATGCCATGATTCGCAATCTCGGACATTACACGAATCGCCTCAAGCAGATGTATGAGGAAAACAGGGCCGTAAAGGAACACCTCGAATCCGTCATCAATCAGACGGCGGATGCCATACACATTACCGATCTGGAAGGTAATGTGCTTAGGGTCAATCGGGCCTTCGAACAGTTATACGGATGGAAGAGCCGGGAGGTAGAGGGACGTAAGCTCAGAATCATTCCTCCGGATGCGGAGGAAGAGATGTTGGAGCAGCATGCCCAACTCGTTGAGGGATTATCCATTACGTCCAATGAGACGGTGTGGATGAAGAAGGATGGAAGCCGGGTTGAAGTTAGCGTCAGTACAGCTCCGGTGAGAGACGAGGAAGGGGAAATTACGGCGCTCATCAGTGTATCGCGAGATATTACCAACCGAAATCGCATGGAAGAGCTCCTAAGACGCTCGGAGAAGCTGACGACCGTTGGCCAGCTCGCCGCAGGTGTGGCGCATGAAATTCGCAACCCGTTAACAACGCTGCGCGGATTTTTGCAGCTCCAACAACAGACGAACAAGTTGAACCATCGCCATTTGGACCTGATGTTATCCGAATTGGACCGAATCAACTTGATTGTGGGCGAGTTCTTGATTCTTGCCAAACCCCAGGCTGTGCATTTTCAGGACCGCGATATTCGCTTCATTCTGGGAGACGTGATCTCGTTGCTCGACAGCCAGGCGCATTTGCACGGCGTTGAATTTATATTGAATGCCTCGTCCGAATCGGCTATGGTACACTGTGAAGAGAACCAACTGAAGCAGGTATTTATTAACGTGCTCAAAAATGGCATGGAGGCCATGCCTGAAGGTGGGGCGATTCGGATCAAGCTGAAGTATATGGAGGAACAGCAGCGGGTGCGAATCGAAATCAAGGATGAGGGCATCGGTATTCCTGAAGAGATTATGCCCAAGCTGGGTGAGCCGTTCTTTACGAACAAGGAGACCGGCACGGGTCTTGGTCTAATGGTCAGCCAGCGCATCATTCAATCCCATAAGGGCATGATGGATATTAAAAGCGTCATGAACAAAGGGACTACCGTAATCATTGAGCTTCCTTCTTCCGGGCTGCAACAGCAAGAGGAGAAACATCAGGAAGAAGATGAGGAAGAGCAGCCTCCTTTGGCAGACAAAGAGAATTAG
- a CDS encoding C40 family peptidase, which produces MTAAVLSLTFALSLGAGSAFADSKMDEVIDSAMGTTYKSGGTTLSGFDCSGFTRYVFDKLGIDLARQSSAQYEMGDSVSRMEMRPGDLVFFNTTGKGVSHVGIFVGEGKFAHSSSSKGVTISSLSENYWADRYIGAKRIMSTDAYETLALD; this is translated from the coding sequence ATCACCGCAGCTGTACTCAGCCTAACATTCGCACTATCGCTTGGGGCAGGAAGCGCATTCGCAGATTCTAAAATGGATGAAGTCATTGATTCGGCAATGGGAACTACATATAAAAGCGGTGGAACAACCCTTAGCGGTTTCGATTGCTCAGGGTTCACGCGTTATGTATTCGACAAGCTGGGCATTGATTTGGCACGTCAATCAAGCGCTCAATACGAAATGGGCGATTCGGTATCCCGCATGGAAATGAGACCAGGCGATCTGGTATTCTTTAACACGACAGGTAAAGGCGTTTCCCACGTTGGCATCTTTGTCGGCGAAGGCAAATTCGCACATTCTTCTTCATCAAAAGGTGTAACTATCAGTTCCCTGAGCGAAAACTATTGGGCTGACCGTTATATCGGCGCCAAACGCATTATGAGCACGGACGCATATGAGACGCTTGCACTCGACTAA
- a CDS encoding GNAT family N-acetyltransferase → MQEEHGEQICSWAYDPPYNIYGFLPWEQMKALEIEFGDDRLRREQYVAVLTEHGELAGFAQYFPLEGVTRIGLGMRPERCGQGQGMEFVAAIVQEARRRNPENEIDLEVLTWNHRAIRVYQRAGFAIHDTYERMTPEGMKLFHCMVYEGF, encoded by the coding sequence ATGCAGGAAGAACACGGCGAACAGATCTGCAGTTGGGCATATGATCCCCCGTACAACATCTATGGGTTCCTTCCTTGGGAACAGATGAAGGCGCTTGAGATCGAATTTGGGGATGATCGGCTAAGACGAGAACAATATGTCGCCGTCCTCACGGAGCATGGCGAATTAGCGGGATTCGCGCAATACTTTCCGCTGGAAGGCGTAACGCGCATTGGTCTCGGGATGAGGCCGGAGCGCTGCGGACAGGGCCAGGGCATGGAGTTCGTGGCAGCCATCGTCCAGGAGGCCCGGCGCCGCAATCCTGAAAATGAAATCGATCTGGAGGTGCTGACCTGGAATCATCGGGCCATTCGGGTGTATCAAAGGGCAGGATTTGCGATTCACGACACCTATGAACGAATGACGCCGGAAGGAATGAAGCTTTTTCACTGCATGGTTTATGAAGGCTTTTAA
- a CDS encoding YwhD family protein, which yields MDQNEQNGKKQIALNIVSSKSKHKGFGAGSIDLNNLSPVIIDQGEAKIDIGAMHAKSKVERGIKFSTNREDVPNGRQVWLVWVAVDRNENGQLYGGATACEMWIDTEAKRGWKLLADHVNRMDYALKRRIMLDELGPAERAALKNLLISHNEDWWNASPDELKEALA from the coding sequence ATGGATCAGAACGAGCAAAACGGCAAGAAACAGATTGCCTTGAATATCGTAAGTTCAAAAAGCAAACATAAAGGTTTTGGAGCAGGATCCATCGACCTGAACAACCTTTCCCCAGTCATCATCGACCAAGGGGAGGCCAAAATCGATATTGGTGCAATGCATGCCAAAAGCAAGGTGGAGCGAGGCATCAAATTTTCAACAAATCGGGAAGACGTACCGAACGGACGCCAGGTTTGGCTGGTATGGGTAGCCGTGGATCGCAACGAGAACGGGCAGCTGTATGGTGGAGCTACCGCGTGCGAGATGTGGATCGATACAGAGGCAAAACGAGGCTGGAAATTGCTTGCAGATCACGTCAATCGTATGGACTACGCACTGAAACGCCGCATTATGCTGGATGAGCTTGGACCCGCGGAACGTGCGGCGCTCAAGAATTTGCTGATTTCCCACAATGAAGATTGGTGGAACGCTTCCCCGGATGAGTTGAAAGAAGCGTTGGCATAA
- the motB gene encoding flagellar motor protein MotB, protein MKKAKKHEAHEEHIDESWLLPYSDLMTLLLALFITLFSMSSLDAAKFEQMASALSSALNGGSGVLDHTSMNPTDSSTDLGKMKQEPQEVTKNKTNQITDAQMAQKEQEDLEKLKKRLDQYIKQNGLSDQLNTKLNQSELKITISDNALFASGQATVKPESRALAKAIASMLVEFPEYEVVVSGHTDNVPISNSQYKDNWDLSADRALNFLKILLLNASLDPSKFTPSGYGEYHPVASNDTSAGRAQNRRVEVSIIRKYQSGNTATQSVNQNNN, encoded by the coding sequence GTGAAAAAGGCTAAGAAACACGAGGCGCACGAAGAGCATATCGACGAGAGCTGGCTGCTTCCGTATTCTGACTTGATGACCTTGCTCCTGGCCCTGTTTATTACACTGTTCTCCATGAGCTCGCTCGATGCAGCCAAATTCGAGCAGATGGCCAGTGCGCTAAGCAGCGCATTGAATGGAGGATCAGGGGTTTTGGACCACACGTCCATGAACCCGACAGACTCCAGCACGGATCTGGGCAAAATGAAACAGGAACCTCAGGAAGTGACTAAAAATAAAACCAATCAGATCACCGATGCGCAGATGGCCCAGAAAGAGCAGGAAGATCTGGAGAAGCTCAAAAAACGGTTGGATCAGTATATTAAACAAAACGGTCTTTCGGACCAGTTAAACACCAAGCTGAACCAATCCGAGCTCAAAATCACGATCAGCGACAACGCGCTGTTCGCCTCGGGACAAGCCACTGTCAAACCGGAATCGCGCGCATTGGCCAAAGCCATTGCCAGCATGCTGGTTGAATTCCCTGAGTACGAGGTGGTTGTATCCGGCCATACTGATAATGTTCCCATTTCCAACAGCCAATATAAGGATAACTGGGACTTAAGTGCGGATCGTGCCCTGAATTTCCTCAAAATATTGTTGTTGAATGCGTCTCTCGACCCCAGCAAATTCACGCCTAGCGGGTATGGAGAATATCATCCGGTTGCCAGTAACGATACTTCGGCTGGAAGAGCCCAAAACCGGCGTGTAGAGGTCTCGATTATTCGTAAATACCAGAGCGGAAACACCGCCACGCAGTCTGTGAATCAGAATAACAACTAA
- a CDS encoding 4a-hydroxytetrahydrobiopterin dehydratase, with product MVFSQEEIEAYLERLEGWELEEGRWIVRKFVFSSYMKGIAFVDEVAAISEAFNHHPFITIDYTTVTLRLTSWDEGGITSVDIKEAEQYNEAFEKMSSE from the coding sequence ATGGTTTTTTCGCAAGAGGAGATCGAAGCGTATTTGGAAAGGCTGGAAGGCTGGGAGCTGGAAGAGGGACGCTGGATTGTACGCAAGTTCGTTTTTTCCAGTTACATGAAGGGGATTGCGTTTGTGGATGAAGTAGCCGCGATCTCGGAGGCGTTCAATCACCATCCTTTCATTACGATCGACTATACGACCGTGACACTGCGATTGACGTCATGGGACGAAGGCGGCATTACTTCGGTCGATATCAAGGAAGCGGAACAGTATAATGAAGCTTTCGAGAAAATGAGCTCGGAATAA